In a genomic window of Mesorhizobium sp. J428:
- a CDS encoding helix-turn-helix domain-containing protein produces the protein MPKTPPQCPMDSILRLLMGPWTTYIIWVLIDKGPQRFGALRRSVPGISTRMLTERLRMLQGAGVIWREQAETIPPAVTYGLTQRGDDLRSVLDSLGEIADRWKAEGVFEGAMDRMPLKMGKPGKRALSASPDG, from the coding sequence ATGCCCAAGACGCCGCCACAGTGCCCGATGGACTCGATCCTGCGTCTGCTCATGGGGCCGTGGACGACCTACATCATCTGGGTTCTGATTGACAAAGGGCCGCAACGATTCGGAGCGCTGAGACGCTCCGTGCCGGGGATATCGACGCGAATGCTGACCGAACGCCTGCGGATGCTCCAAGGCGCCGGGGTCATATGGCGGGAACAGGCGGAGACGATCCCGCCTGCGGTGACCTATGGCTTGACGCAGCGTGGTGACGACCTGCGAAGCGTTCTGGACTCGCTCGGAGAAATCGCGGATCGGTGGAAGGCTGAAGGGGTCTTTGAAGGGGCAATGGACCGGATGCCGCTTAAAATGGGCAAACCCGGCAAGCGAGCCTTGTCTGCAAGCCCCGACGGGTGA
- a CDS encoding transferase hexapeptide repeat family protein: MANCYSFKGFVPVVPEDTFVHPQAVLIGNVVLGHGCYIGPGASLRGDFGKIEIGDGANIQDNCIIHSFPGRAAVVETDGHIGHGAILHGCIVGRNALVGMNAVIMDGVELGAESIVGAQAFVRGEMVIPPRSMVVGSPAKVIRAVTENEVAWKTRGTAEYQELARACLAGLTPVEPLKAVEADRPDVEPSDIVPLQEAREKPT; this comes from the coding sequence ATGGCGAATTGCTATAGTTTCAAAGGATTTGTGCCGGTCGTTCCCGAGGATACGTTCGTTCATCCCCAGGCAGTGCTCATAGGAAATGTCGTTCTCGGTCATGGCTGTTATATCGGACCCGGAGCAAGCCTGCGAGGCGATTTTGGCAAGATCGAGATTGGTGACGGGGCCAATATACAGGATAATTGCATCATTCATTCCTTTCCCGGCCGAGCAGCGGTCGTCGAAACCGACGGGCATATCGGCCACGGTGCGATCCTGCATGGCTGCATCGTCGGTCGAAACGCCCTTGTCGGAATGAACGCGGTCATCATGGACGGTGTGGAGCTCGGCGCGGAATCGATTGTCGGTGCGCAGGCGTTTGTCCGGGGTGAAATGGTGATCCCGCCGCGCTCAATGGTGGTTGGATCACCGGCCAAGGTGATCCGTGCAGTCACCGAGAATGAAGTCGCGTGGAAAACACGGGGAACGGCCGAGTATCAGGAACTCGCGCGCGCCTGCCTTGCCGGATTGACACCTGTCGAGCCGTTGAAAGCGGTCGAAGCCGACCGCCCGGACGTAGAGCCATCGGATATCGTACCGTTGCAGGAGGCACGGGAGAAACCGACCTGA